The Anolis carolinensis isolate JA03-04 chromosome 1, rAnoCar3.1.pri, whole genome shotgun sequence genome window below encodes:
- the c1h11orf96 gene encoding uncharacterized protein C11orf96 homolog gives MAAAKPPEMPVAGVGFQTVMPAFACAAEEAFPSPPARPSRLPRGKKPRRARQSRFKTQPVTFDEIQEVEEEGASPAEEEKARRSFLQSLECLRRSAQNLSLLHKDKALRHAAATAAGTRLRNSLDSSDSDSAL, from the coding sequence ATGGCCGCCGCCAAGCCCCCCGAGATGCCGGTCGCGGGCGTGGGTTTCCAGACGGTGATGCCAGCCTTCGCCTGCGCGGCCGAGGAGGCCTTCCCGTCGCCGCCCGCCCGCCCCTCGAGGCTGCCCCGGGGCAAGAAGCCGCGCCGGGCCCGCCAGTCGCGCTTCAAGACGCAGCCGGTCACCTTCGACGAGAtccaggaggtggaggaggagggcgcCTCGCCGGCCGAGGaggagaaagcccgccgctcctTCCTCCAGTCCCTCGAGTGCCTCCGCCGCAGCGCCCAGAACCTCAGCCTCCTCCACAAGGACAAGGCGCTCCGCCacgccgccgccaccgccgccggGACACGGCTCCGCAACAGCCTCGACTCCAGTGACTCCGACTCGGCCCTCTGA